The Primulina eburnea isolate SZY01 chromosome 8, ASM2296580v1, whole genome shotgun sequence genome contains a region encoding:
- the LOC140839109 gene encoding uncharacterized protein yields the protein MFAITQEEADDSNDVVAGTIIINKISAYVLFDCGATHSFISKRFTKKLGLILEILVEPFRIASPTSKTIETHKIHRNCIVYINEHTFNAELIQVNMVEFDIILGMDWLSKSHAIVDCRRKIIKLRTPSQKEITYHGKAKKRKSLLSASQTWKAMKSGEIVYLAMVNEVKEGVELKIEDIPVVQEFSDVFPEELLGMVPDREIEFEINLVPGHIISKEGVSVDPKKVEAITGLPRPKTVTEIRSFLGLAGYYRKFVEGFSSIATPLTKLTQKNSKFNWSEECEKSFQTLKEKLASTPVLVLPTEDKSFTIYSDASKDGLGCVLMQEGRVIAYASRQLKPYEKNYPTHHLELAAVVFALKIWRHYLYGAKCEIFTDHQSLKYLFTQKELNMRQRRWIELLKDYDLTISYHPGKANKVADALSRKNMGKVILASLSAQPCLQETIKLRQNQDPTLTKLKEEVKEKKSQDLHIDEKGVL from the exons ATGTTTGCCATAACTCAAGAAGAGGCAGATGATTCAaacgatgtcgtggcaggtaccattataatcaataaaatttcaGCTTATGTGTTGTTTGACTGTGGTGCCACTCATTCATTTATTTCTAAGAGATTCACTAAGAAGTTAGGGCTTATACTAGAGATACTTGTTGAACCTTTTAGAATTGCTTCTCCCACCAGTAAAACAATTGAAACACATAAGATACATCGGAACTGCATAGTATATATCAATGAACACACATTCAACGCTGAATTGATTCAAGTCAACATGGTGGAGTTCGACATTATtctgggaatggattggttatccAAGAGTCATGCAATAGTAGATTGTCGGCGTAAGATTATCAAACTCCGAACTCCAAGCCAAAAAGAAATCACATACCATGGCAAGGCTAAGAAACGTAAATCCCTCCTTTCTGCATCTCAAACCTGGAAAGCCATGAAGTCTGGAGAAATAGTTTACCTAGCAATGGTAAATGAAGTAAAAGAAGGAGTCGAGCTCAAGATAGAAGATATTCCAGTAGTACAAGAATTTTCGGATGTCTTTCCAGAAGAGCTACTTGGAATGGTCCCGGACCGTGAGATAGAATTCGAGATTAACTTGGTACCAG gtcatatcatttcaaaagaaggaGTATCCGTGGACCCTAAAAAGGTGGAAGCAATCACTGGCTTGCCAAGACCTAAGACAGTAACTGAAATTCGAAGCTTTCTGGGattggcaggttactatcgaaaatttgttgaaggttTCTCTTCAATAGCTACGCCTCTTACAAAACTCACACAAaagaactcaaaatttaactgGAGTGAGGAGTGTGAAAAGAGCTTCCAAACGCTCAAGGAAAAGCTTGCATCTACACCAGTACTGGTTCTACCCACTGAGGACAAAAGCTTTACCATTTACAGTGACGCATCAAAAGATGGTTTAGGATGCGTACTCATGCAAGAAGGAAGAGTAATCGCATATGCatcaagacaattgaagccgtacgagaaaaattatcctactCACCACCTCGAACTAGCTGCggtagtttttgccttaaaaatttggaggcattatctttatggcgccAAATGCGAGATCTTCACAGATCATCAAAGTCTCAAGTATTTGTTCACACAgaaagaattgaacatgaggcagagaaGATGGATTGAATTGTTAAAAGATTATGATTTAACAATAAGCTATCACCCGGGCAAGGCAAATAAGGTAGCTGATGCTTTAAGTAGGAAAAACATGGGTAAAGTGATCCTAGCTTCACTTTCTGCACAACCATGCCTTCAAGAAACAATCAAATTAAGACAGAATCAAGATCCCACTTTGACAAAACTTAAAGAAGAAGTCAAAGAAAAGAAGTCACAAGATCTTCATATAGACGAGAAGGGAGTTTTGTGA